A region of Pseudarthrobacter sp. NIBRBAC000502770 DNA encodes the following proteins:
- a CDS encoding LysE family transporter produces the protein MQFSLWLALAGAGALISFTPGAGAINTMSNSLNAGFRRSIWGILGQQAALVVHVLIVALGVGVLVASSPVAFNVIRYAGAAYLVYLGVRQFLSKPAAAREQAATLRSEPAWSIFRRGFWVNLLNPKAIVFFLAFTPQFIRPEQPLFTQYAVLTATIVVIDILVMWFFFAAAARSFQRVTSTERGQLVLSRVFGVLFVGVGILLALIH, from the coding sequence GTGCAATTTTCCCTATGGCTGGCCTTGGCAGGCGCCGGCGCCCTGATCAGCTTCACCCCGGGTGCAGGGGCCATCAACACCATGAGCAACTCGCTGAACGCCGGGTTCCGCCGATCCATATGGGGAATCCTGGGGCAGCAGGCGGCCCTGGTGGTGCACGTCCTGATCGTCGCGCTCGGTGTCGGCGTCCTGGTGGCAAGCTCCCCGGTTGCCTTCAACGTGATCCGCTACGCCGGGGCGGCCTACCTGGTCTACCTGGGTGTCCGCCAGTTCCTCAGCAAGCCCGCCGCGGCCCGGGAGCAGGCTGCCACCCTTCGCAGCGAACCTGCATGGTCCATCTTCCGGCGCGGCTTCTGGGTCAACCTGCTGAACCCGAAGGCGATCGTGTTCTTCCTCGCCTTCACACCCCAGTTCATCCGGCCCGAACAGCCCCTCTTTACGCAGTACGCCGTGCTGACCGCCACCATTGTGGTCATCGACATTCTGGTGATGTGGTTCTTCTTTGCCGCGGCAGCCAGGTCATTCCAACGCGTCACCAGCACCGAACGGGGCCAGCTGGTCCTGAGCAGGGTGTTTGGTGTCCTGTTCGTGGGTGTGGGCATCCTGCTGGCCCTGATCCACTAG
- a CDS encoding low molecular weight protein-tyrosine-phosphatase, whose protein sequence is MTSTSSAYRVITVCTGNICRSPMAELMLQSALEREGLDMLVEVDSAGITGYEAGRPIDPRAARRLAVTQLASEQHVARQWEPAWFRERDLILALDIDHYAWLSEAAPDQDCLDKIRMFRSFDPAMADRDRLDQGIEDPWYGGHADFDAVWHQIHTALPGLVQHIKSEVLQNTHLQLH, encoded by the coding sequence ATGACCTCAACGTCGAGCGCCTACCGCGTCATCACTGTCTGCACGGGCAACATTTGCCGGTCCCCGATGGCCGAGCTGATGCTCCAGTCAGCACTTGAACGCGAGGGCCTCGACATGCTGGTTGAAGTGGATTCCGCAGGCATCACGGGGTACGAGGCCGGCCGGCCTATTGATCCCCGCGCTGCCCGCCGCCTCGCGGTGACCCAGCTGGCCTCGGAACAGCACGTGGCCCGCCAGTGGGAGCCGGCGTGGTTCCGCGAGCGCGACCTAATCCTCGCGCTCGACATCGACCACTACGCCTGGCTGAGCGAAGCGGCTCCGGACCAGGATTGCCTGGACAAAATCCGGATGTTCCGCAGCTTCGATCCCGCCATGGCCGACCGGGACCGGCTGGACCAAGGCATCGAAGATCCCTGGTACGGCGGGCATGCTGATTTCGACGCCGTCTGGCACCAGATCCACACGGCACTTCCAGGCCTGGTCCAGCACATCAAGTCAGAGGTCCTGCAGAACACCCACCTCCAACTGCACTAG